The following coding sequences are from one Melanotaenia boesemani isolate fMelBoe1 chromosome 17, fMelBoe1.pri, whole genome shotgun sequence window:
- the c17h6orf136 gene encoding uncharacterized protein C6orf136 homolog: MAVCRGGMALWVGCVCSHSRRQPIQKLNLSLSQVSEWQWMNPTRSLGGAAWALAPPNSLRYQNIRQPLLSHPLHHASQPQRHGCDEDWEESLSVCLLVPHSESHDLHSLLELPSLSHVKPRELLVQRSLEFCFPLTTVDGSREDDISVESPQRSRGDAVEKEHGCFRSLFEAEGCPAPFMYGSTFYCFHCPETHLVSCSDGKSNQDCGLNRWPGDLLPSVDLCSSAGGAEVENYDGDWEREEKLSMMYERLRIELPGFFLTNHDYTMYSNDVEFINGLVNMKTRGRVAYRLTLSMWRLLCLCYYAEARLDVLKLTKHMEDGTIKARWRVRGLPLHTVLLRFYRKDKSHLYRSYDAFSTFYVGQDGLIHCHKVEKVIPARPPVLPGVTSLLTGVLVALGVQEPRPALNLLPLFLSSLRQSRN; encoded by the exons ATGGCGGTGTGCAGAGGAGGCATGGCCCTCTGGGTGGGTTGTGTCTGCAGCCACAGCAGGAGGCAGCCCATCCAGAAACTGAACCTGAGTCTCAGTCAG GTGTCTGAATGGCAGTGGATGAATCCGACCCGCTCGCTGGGTGGTGCTGCCTGGGCCCTGGCCCCCCCTAACAGCCTGAGGTATCAGAACATTAGGCAGCCGCTGCTGTCCCACCCGCTGCACCACGCCAGCCAACCTCAGAGACATGGATGTGACGAAGACTGGGAGGAGTCTCTTAGCGTGTGCCTGCTGGTGCCGCACAGCGAGTCACATGACCTCCACAGCCTGCTGGAGCTGCCGTCACTGAGTCACGTTAAACCAAGAGAGCTGCTGGTTCAGCGGTCTTTGGAGTTCTGCTTTCCTCTCACCACGGTGGATGGCAGCCGGGAGGATGACATCAGTGTGGAGAGCCCCCAGAGGAGCAGAGGTGATGCTGTGGAGAAGGAACATGGCTGCTTCAGAAGCCTGTTTGAAGCAGAAGGATGTCCAGCTCCCTTCATGTACGGCTCTACGTTTTATTGTTTCCACTGCCCGGAAACACACCTGGTGTCCTGCAGTGACGGAAAGTCCAACCAGGACTGTGGACTCAACAGGTGGCCTGGAGACCTGCTGCCATCAGTGGATCTATGCAGCTCTGCAGGAGGAGCAGAGGTGGAGAACTATGATGGAGACTGGGAGAGAGAGGAGAAACTGTCCATGATGTATGAAAGGCTGAGGATAGAG CTTCCAGGTTTTTTCCTGACCAACCATGACTACACCATGTACTCTAATGATGTGGAGTTCATCAACGGCCTCGTCAACATGAAGACCAG AGGGCGTGTGGCGTACCGCCTCACCCTGTCCATGTGGCGCCTCCTCTGTCTCTGCTACTACGCCGAGGCTCGGCTGGATGTTCTGAAGCTCACCAAGCACATGGAGGATGGGACCATCAAGGCTCGCTGGAGGGTTAGAGGACTCCCTCTTCACACCGTTCTGCTGCGCTTCTACCGCAAAGACAAGTCTCACCTGTACAG GTCGTATGATGCTTTCTCCACGTTTTACGTTGGGCAGGACGGACTCATCCATTGTCACAAAGTTGAAAAG GTGATACCGGCTCGGCCTCCCGTCCTTCCCGGAGTGACTTCCCTCCTCACGGGAGTTCTGGTGGCTCTGGGGGTCCAGGAGCCCAGACCAGCCCTGAACCTGCTGCCCCTCTTCCTGTCCTCACTCCGGCAGAGCAGAAACTGA